A window of Thermodesulfobacteriota bacterium genomic DNA:
AACCATGAACGCTTACCTAAAAGTAAAAGGTTGACCTCTTATAGCGGCTTTATATAATATGCGAATTAGGTTATTTCTCGGTAGAAACTAAAATCAAAAAATCAGCTCTGTTTCAACTTCCTATATTTATTACAGGTCAAGCCGCATGATACTTCATATAGATATGGATGCCTTCTATGCTTCGGTTGAACAGTTGGACAATCCTGATCTTAAAGGAAAATGTGTGATTGTGGGAGGACAATCAAACAGGAGCGTTGTTTCAGCGGCAAGCTATGAGGCAAGAAAATACGGTGTCCGGTCTGCCATGCCCGTATTTATGGCCAAACAAAAGTGTCCCCAAGGGGTGTTTGTCCTACCGAGAATAAAAAGATACAAAGAAGTGTCAAAAACAATCATGAAGCTGCTCTGCGATTTTTCTCCTCTGGTAGAACCTGTCTCCATTGACGAAGCCTACATGGATATTACCGGTGCTGAAAGGCTGTTGGGATCACCGCAGGAGATCGGTATTCACCTGAAGGAAAACATAAAGAAAAAAACCAATCTGACCTGCTCGGTAGGAATTGCGCCAAACAAGTTTCTTGCTAAAATTGCCTCGGATATGAACAAACCCGATGGTCTTTTCATTATCAGGCCTGAGGAAGCCCGCGAATTTATTAAAACACTACCGATTAATAGAGTACCGGGCATAGGCAAAAAGACCGGCAGTCACCTTATAAACCTTGGTATTACGACCCTTGGCGATGTAAAAAAATTTGAGGAAAAAATGTTGCTTCATAAACTCGGAAAGTCCGGCAAACGCCTGATAGAACTTTCGAATTGTATTGACATCTCTCCGGTAATTCCTTTTACGCAACGAAAATCAGTCAGCACCGAGCATACGCTTACACAAGACACCCGGAATCCTGCAATTTTAAAAAAATTTCTATTAAAACATTCCGAACAAGTAGGAAGGGAGCTAAGAAGACAAAAAGTTAAAGCAAAAACCATCACTTTGAAACTA
This region includes:
- a CDS encoding DNA polymerase IV: MILHIDMDAFYASVEQLDNPDLKGKCVIVGGQSNRSVVSAASYEARKYGVRSAMPVFMAKQKCPQGVFVLPRIKRYKEVSKTIMKLLCDFSPLVEPVSIDEAYMDITGAERLLGSPQEIGIHLKENIKKKTNLTCSVGIAPNKFLAKIASDMNKPDGLFIIRPEEAREFIKTLPINRVPGIGKKTGSHLINLGITTLGDVKKFEEKMLLHKLGKSGKRLIELSNCIDISPVIPFTQRKSVSTEHTLTQDTRNPAILKKFLLKHSEQVGRELRRQKVKAKTITLKLKHADFKQITRSSTLDHPTQSSETIYATACRLLLTYRPKTKIRLIGVGASGLMPSTVPFQLALFEQKEKKGTNWERVEKAVDTIIEKFGIDAVRRGTLTENK